In Gemmatimonadota bacterium, a single window of DNA contains:
- the ppk1 gene encoding polyphosphate kinase 1 produces MKEDRVLSFEFSDRATLDRAAEDPLPFDLPVRQLIVEVFRDVYLDTPAGDLHRRGAHVRLRVYDSGRRLLTADVREPAEDGGVRRRTRVADVPDEDIAALVRGDSEPAALVRALVDPELLGVAFQLETLRRIRLAEPPDGDGDSIRFAYDSVTLRRRETAADIHQLEIRIPEEEAGQMAGLVQAFETQYMVRPVLGDLAHRARDMLEDLEVAVLEQAIRGAREVAVLPYHDGRVALLETAEGLRVMCGLGTGEAAARLPLRAGMGRAGGALRLLGVSSGSGARPTVEVWVAEGIGGNADDAGEGSVWLPVEQVLGMVGGPALRHPRTLAALNVLARSELPVRSGEGAPELPVAIQGQLGARSGAPPWARLAAPVAPGEDIPPDHLLNEELLRLAFDERILTVCNDPDVPLLERVRFLSMFGARQDEFFMRRVAKYKDELSGEKTHLTPDGLGPAAQLDAIGVRARELLTRAYITMCTKLVPALAAEGIQITRWDALDEQEQDYLRSSFGKQAEAVIVPLAADPSHPFPHIRNLRPALAVVLRLPESASEHFVAIELPGELPRFVPLPGGARFIPLEEVIVGTLPELYPGFDVAAAHTFRVTRSAATREVDEDGPLDVLRAVEERIASRPFRQAVRLEVDRPMPAWMRAHLLARLQAEDRAGAASLTDADVYAADWLVDLAALKELAAVHRPDLRFPPAQQSDPFEGAASLIAEVADKDRLLEFPRDDFERTVVRLLEEAADDPDVVNLRVTLYRTDRASPVVAALRRARANGKDVLALVELKASFDEQRNIEWAKTLERSGIHVIFSPPRYKVHAKLALVTRREGEGLARYAYVGTGNLNAATAAAYVDVGILTRHEGITDDVNAVFNLLSGYSAPGEFGHLLVAPFNMAGALQSRIEREVEHARAGGEGLIRGQFNGLTDHTLIGALYGASQQGVRVELAVRELVALRPGVEGLSENIRIVSRVGRYLQHSRIFHFHNAGEPEYFIGSGDLRPRNLRRRIEVATPVYDADHQAALDGILTDYLEAPDAWTLQGDGSWRRGEQVVGGPVGS; encoded by the coding sequence ATGAAAGAAGATCGAGTACTCTCTTTCGAGTTTTCCGACAGGGCTACGCTGGACCGGGCGGCGGAGGATCCGCTCCCCTTCGACCTTCCCGTGCGCCAGCTCATCGTCGAGGTCTTCCGCGACGTCTACCTGGACACCCCCGCAGGCGACCTGCACCGTCGCGGCGCCCACGTCCGGCTACGCGTGTACGACTCCGGCCGGCGCCTGCTCACCGCGGACGTGAGGGAGCCCGCCGAAGACGGCGGGGTGCGCCGGCGCACGCGCGTCGCGGATGTGCCGGACGAGGACATCGCCGCCCTGGTGCGCGGCGACTCGGAGCCCGCGGCGTTGGTGCGGGCGCTGGTGGACCCGGAGCTGCTGGGCGTGGCGTTTCAGCTGGAGACCCTGCGGCGCATCCGCCTGGCGGAGCCCCCCGATGGCGACGGCGACTCCATCCGCTTCGCCTACGACTCGGTCACCCTGCGCCGGCGCGAGACCGCCGCCGACATCCACCAGCTCGAGATCCGCATTCCGGAAGAGGAAGCTGGCCAGATGGCCGGGCTGGTCCAGGCCTTCGAGACCCAATACATGGTGCGGCCGGTGCTCGGCGACCTCGCGCACCGCGCGCGCGACATGCTGGAGGACCTCGAGGTCGCGGTCCTCGAACAGGCCATCCGCGGGGCGCGCGAGGTGGCCGTCCTTCCCTATCACGACGGCCGCGTCGCGCTGCTCGAGACGGCGGAGGGCTTGAGGGTCATGTGCGGCCTCGGTACGGGCGAGGCCGCGGCGCGCCTGCCGCTCCGCGCCGGCATGGGACGCGCCGGAGGAGCGCTGCGGCTCCTGGGCGTAAGCTCCGGGTCGGGGGCGCGCCCCACCGTCGAGGTGTGGGTGGCCGAGGGCATCGGCGGCAACGCCGACGACGCCGGAGAGGGATCCGTGTGGCTTCCGGTGGAGCAGGTGCTCGGCATGGTGGGCGGACCGGCGCTGCGCCACCCGCGCACGCTGGCGGCTCTGAACGTGCTCGCGCGCTCGGAGCTGCCCGTCCGCTCCGGCGAGGGGGCGCCCGAGCTGCCCGTCGCCATCCAGGGCCAGCTCGGTGCGCGCAGCGGAGCTCCACCCTGGGCCCGCTTGGCCGCCCCGGTGGCGCCGGGCGAGGACATCCCGCCCGATCACTTGCTCAACGAGGAATTACTGCGGCTGGCCTTCGACGAGCGCATCCTGACCGTCTGCAACGACCCCGACGTGCCGCTGCTCGAGCGCGTGCGCTTCCTGTCCATGTTCGGCGCGCGGCAAGACGAGTTCTTCATGCGCCGGGTGGCGAAGTACAAGGATGAGCTGAGCGGCGAAAAAACTCACCTGACGCCCGACGGTCTGGGACCGGCCGCCCAACTGGACGCCATAGGCGTGCGCGCCCGCGAGTTGCTTACCCGCGCGTACATCACAATGTGTACCAAGCTGGTGCCCGCGCTCGCCGCCGAGGGCATCCAGATCACGCGCTGGGACGCGCTGGACGAGCAGGAGCAGGACTACCTCCGCTCGAGCTTCGGCAAGCAGGCCGAGGCGGTGATCGTGCCGCTGGCGGCAGACCCGAGCCATCCCTTCCCGCACATCCGCAACCTGAGGCCGGCCTTGGCGGTGGTGCTGCGCCTGCCGGAGAGCGCGAGCGAGCACTTCGTGGCCATCGAGTTGCCGGGCGAGCTGCCGCGCTTCGTGCCGCTCCCCGGCGGCGCGCGCTTCATCCCGCTCGAGGAGGTGATCGTCGGCACGCTCCCCGAGCTCTACCCCGGCTTCGATGTCGCCGCGGCCCACACCTTCCGCGTGACCCGCAGCGCCGCGACCAGGGAGGTCGACGAGGACGGGCCGCTCGACGTCCTACGCGCCGTGGAGGAGCGCATAGCGTCCAGGCCGTTCCGCCAGGCGGTGCGGCTGGAGGTGGACCGTCCCATGCCCGCCTGGATGCGCGCGCACCTGCTCGCGCGGCTCCAGGCCGAGGATCGCGCCGGCGCGGCGTCGCTCACCGATGCGGACGTGTACGCCGCGGACTGGCTCGTGGACCTGGCCGCGCTGAAGGAGCTGGCGGCGGTACACCGGCCCGACCTGCGTTTCCCGCCCGCCCAGCAGAGTGACCCCTTCGAAGGCGCCGCCTCGCTAATCGCCGAAGTCGCCGACAAGGATCGCCTGTTGGAATTCCCGCGGGACGACTTCGAGCGAACCGTGGTGCGCCTCCTGGAGGAGGCCGCCGACGACCCCGACGTGGTCAACCTGCGCGTGACCCTGTACCGGACCGACCGCGCGTCGCCCGTGGTGGCGGCTCTGAGGAGGGCGAGGGCCAACGGCAAGGACGTCCTGGCACTCGTGGAGCTCAAGGCCAGCTTCGACGAACAGCGCAACATCGAGTGGGCGAAAACCCTGGAGAGATCGGGGATCCATGTGATCTTCAGCCCGCCCCGCTACAAGGTCCACGCCAAGCTGGCGCTCGTTACGCGGCGCGAGGGCGAAGGCCTGGCGCGCTATGCATACGTGGGCACGGGCAACCTGAACGCGGCGACGGCCGCCGCCTACGTGGACGTGGGGATTCTGACCCGTCACGAGGGCATCACGGATGACGTGAACGCCGTCTTCAACCTGCTGTCCGGCTACTCCGCGCCGGGTGAGTTCGGCCATCTCCTGGTCGCGCCGTTCAACATGGCGGGTGCGCTACAGTCCAGGATAGAGCGCGAAGTGGAGCACGCGCGCGCCGGCGGAGAGGGGCTGATCCGCGGCCAGTTCAACGGCCTGACCGACCACACGTTGATAGGTGCGCTTTACGGGGCCTCCCAACAGGGGGTGCGCGTCGAGTTGGCGGTTCGCGAGCTGGTGGCGCTGCGGCCAGGCGTGGAAGGCCTGTCGGAAAACATCCGCATCGTGAGCCGGGTGGGTCGCTACCTCCAGCATTCGCGGATCTTCCATTTCCACAACGCCGGCGAGCCGGAATACTTCATCGGCTCCGGCGACCTGCGACCGCGCAACCTGCGCCGCCGCATCGAGGTCGCCACGCCGGTCTACGACGCCGACCACCAGGCCGCGCTGGATGGCATCCTGACCGACTACCTGGAAGCGCCCGACGCCTGGACCCTCCAGGGGGATGGCTCGTGGCGGCGCGGCGAACAGGTCGTCGGCGGGCCGGTGGGGTCCTGA
- a CDS encoding arsenate reductase ArsC produces the protein MESGSERRPRLLFVCVENSCRSQMAEGFARAVGGESLEALSAGSRPSGAVNERAIAFMAERGVDLSTHRSRSIDEVASGVFDAVVTMGCGDACPHVPADRRLDWDLPDPKELDDAGFRAVRDEIERRVLELISSTG, from the coding sequence ATGGAATCCGGATCCGAGCGCCGCCCGCGCCTTCTGTTCGTGTGCGTCGAGAACTCCTGCCGCAGCCAGATGGCCGAGGGGTTCGCGCGCGCTGTCGGCGGGGAAAGCCTTGAGGCCCTGAGCGCGGGTTCGCGGCCGTCGGGCGCGGTCAACGAGCGCGCCATCGCGTTCATGGCGGAGCGCGGCGTCGACCTCTCCACGCACCGATCCCGGTCGATCGACGAGGTCGCGTCCGGGGTGTTCGACGCGGTGGTCACGATGGGCTGCGGCGACGCCTGTCCGCACGTCCCCGCCGATCGGCGGTTGGACTGGGATCTGCCGGACCCCAAGGAACTGGACGACGCCGGGTTCCGCGCCGTCCGCGACGAGATCGAGCGGCGCGTGCTGGAGCTTATCTCTTCGACCGGCTGA
- a CDS encoding ATP-binding protein, with the protein MEAASSPTWPGPRPWVGREALLEALAADLARGVEGGGRAVFIEGPPGSGRTTLLHRFANAATYRGKALSAAFCDAADPDASAWSQVASQLTRRDRLSAALKRSASGWVGLIPLVGGVLEATIETRDALKGEAERPPEETSDAAVAQVRMLLSLGAQRPRLILMDNLDAGDTEEFAGAAALVQRLKGVPLVFVAAARAGAGGRTRDLMLEADRLGIAAHHEIPPLSFEDAMRAVTTAVGSPPPEAWEAWWRDHFDGTPARLWRLLGQAHAAGALSSVSGRWTWSAAPPASAVGPPQAAALPGVSAEQADLLRTAASLGARFHADEFAARVGSSTEDLDDALHGLVRAGVLTIVDTVERDAEFVDVLEFVDPPGRRAWLAG; encoded by the coding sequence TTGGAGGCAGCATCTTCTCCTACGTGGCCGGGACCCCGCCCCTGGGTCGGGCGCGAGGCGCTGCTGGAGGCGCTGGCGGCCGACCTCGCACGCGGCGTCGAGGGGGGAGGTCGGGCGGTCTTCATCGAGGGCCCGCCGGGATCTGGCAGGACCACACTGCTCCACCGCTTCGCCAACGCCGCCACCTACAGGGGGAAGGCGCTGTCGGCTGCGTTCTGCGACGCCGCCGACCCGGACGCGTCGGCCTGGTCGCAGGTCGCCTCTCAGCTCACCCGTAGGGACAGGCTGAGCGCGGCGCTCAAGCGCTCGGCGTCCGGCTGGGTCGGCCTCATCCCGCTCGTGGGAGGCGTGCTCGAGGCGACCATCGAGACCCGCGACGCGCTCAAGGGCGAAGCAGAGCGACCGCCCGAAGAGACGTCCGATGCCGCGGTCGCGCAGGTCCGCATGCTGCTCAGCCTGGGAGCCCAGCGCCCACGCCTCATCCTCATGGACAACCTGGACGCGGGCGACACGGAGGAGTTCGCGGGGGCGGCCGCGCTGGTGCAGCGCCTTAAGGGCGTCCCGCTCGTCTTCGTGGCTGCCGCGCGCGCGGGGGCCGGGGGACGAACGCGGGACCTGATGCTCGAGGCCGATCGGCTGGGGATCGCGGCCCACCACGAGATTCCGCCGCTGTCGTTCGAGGACGCCATGCGCGCGGTCACAACGGCCGTGGGATCGCCGCCTCCCGAAGCCTGGGAAGCGTGGTGGCGCGACCACTTCGACGGCACGCCGGCGCGACTGTGGCGACTGCTGGGGCAGGCGCACGCCGCCGGGGCGTTGTCATCCGTCTCGGGGCGATGGACCTGGAGCGCCGCCCCGCCCGCCTCCGCCGTTGGCCCGCCGCAGGCAGCTGCTCTACCAGGTGTGTCGGCAGAGCAGGCCGATCTGCTGCGTACCGCCGCATCCCTGGGTGCGCGCTTCCACGCCGACGAGTTCGCCGCCCGCGTGGGCTCCTCCACGGAGGATCTCGATGATGCGCTACACGGGCTCGTGCGCGCCGGCGTGCTCACGATCGTGGATACCGTCGAGCGCGACGCGGAGTTCGTAGACGTGCTCGAGTTCGTTGACCCGCCCGGCCGACGCGCGTGGCTCGCCGGCTGA
- a CDS encoding AAA family ATPase, with the protein MSIFVGRDTEMQALNGALAGALEGRGRAVFLSAEAGAGKSTLVDHFLSRVADSNPEARILRAGCSEQYGGGEPYQPFVEAFRGLLAEDAAGKPTGLREIAKKIAPYWIAAIPVAGEFLAASVTTAKELRQSMGAGGRAPDAPSEEALFFQYTQLFFAAAESDPIVLFIDDLHWADTASVSLLTHMARRVGDQRILILGSYRPVDVDVSRHPMRNARQELERYGVADELHLERLATAALAKLVSGRVGAAPDEELLAWLEQRAGTNALFFEGMLEWLSAEGFIATRGATAILASHPEEVQIPRSAVATIEKRLERLDEEERRTLEYASVEGREFASTTVARLLDVDELDLEERLEPLARMHQLIRLVDTRDMPDGDLASIYSFSHSLVHEVLHDAIQGKRRILLHRKVAQILEETFAPDLAGISSRLAVHFEEGRLKDRAFEFAVMAAERAAALYAHWDAMEQLERAIRSAEAPADSGRAWELLGQERYAVGRYTEAESAFGESLGFVREAGDDEVTLRVRRLLLLAERDHGARPAPEILSELEELRTEASRLQAHGETCEILWQLIIHPATNAAMDVELAGEALAIAQEQADDRLTAKGHGIFGIALTLAGAPEAALEQTEMARDVYRRLGDRAKEGSCLNSLGITQTVLGNLATADDHFLEAIAIFDDLVDPSMGAIARQNFAVSLIRQGRFDDAREALMEAIALAERMDAPAQTYAPLYNLAESYEMEGAWEEAEARWRQLLEGASAGGFAAEEIIAWCGIGTCRLALGNVEGARQAEKAARELLGEGDDWGEDRKAYALLLARLAAHDGRAEDADESMRAAEQRLEQLDPYEWTRVHLERAQLLAPEDAATAIVLAREAREASARLGALALTRTADELLTTLEA; encoded by the coding sequence ATGAGCATCTTCGTCGGCCGGGACACCGAAATGCAGGCGTTGAACGGCGCGCTCGCCGGCGCGCTGGAAGGCCGCGGGCGCGCGGTGTTCCTCTCCGCCGAGGCGGGGGCCGGCAAGTCGACGCTGGTGGACCATTTCCTGTCCCGGGTGGCCGACTCCAACCCCGAAGCGCGCATCCTGCGCGCGGGCTGCTCGGAGCAGTACGGAGGCGGCGAGCCCTACCAGCCGTTCGTGGAGGCGTTCCGCGGACTGCTCGCCGAGGACGCCGCAGGAAAGCCCACGGGACTGCGCGAGATCGCCAAGAAGATCGCGCCGTACTGGATCGCGGCGATCCCCGTGGCGGGCGAGTTTCTGGCGGCGTCGGTCACGACGGCCAAGGAGTTGCGCCAGTCGATGGGGGCCGGCGGGCGCGCCCCCGATGCGCCGAGCGAAGAAGCCCTGTTCTTCCAGTACACCCAGTTGTTCTTCGCGGCGGCGGAGTCGGACCCGATAGTGCTGTTCATCGACGACCTGCATTGGGCCGACACCGCGAGCGTTTCGCTGCTCACGCACATGGCCCGTCGAGTGGGCGACCAGCGCATCCTGATCCTGGGCTCATACAGACCCGTGGACGTGGACGTGTCCCGTCATCCCATGCGGAACGCCCGACAAGAGTTGGAGCGCTACGGCGTGGCCGATGAGTTGCACCTGGAGCGGCTCGCCACGGCCGCGCTCGCGAAGTTGGTCAGCGGTCGCGTGGGCGCGGCGCCGGATGAAGAGCTGCTGGCGTGGCTCGAGCAGAGAGCCGGCACCAACGCGCTGTTCTTCGAGGGCATGCTGGAATGGCTGTCTGCCGAGGGGTTCATCGCGACCAGGGGCGCAACCGCCATTCTCGCGAGCCACCCCGAGGAGGTACAGATCCCGCGCTCGGCGGTAGCCACCATCGAGAAGCGCCTGGAGCGGCTGGACGAGGAGGAAAGGCGCACGCTCGAGTACGCCAGCGTGGAGGGCCGCGAGTTCGCGTCCACCACGGTGGCGCGCCTGCTGGACGTGGACGAGCTGGACCTCGAGGAGAGGCTCGAGCCGCTGGCGCGAATGCACCAGCTCATTCGGCTCGTGGACACGCGCGACATGCCGGATGGGGACCTCGCCAGCATCTACTCATTCAGCCATTCCCTCGTGCACGAGGTGCTGCACGACGCCATCCAGGGCAAGCGCCGCATTCTCCTCCACCGCAAGGTGGCGCAGATCCTGGAGGAGACGTTCGCACCGGATCTCGCGGGCATCTCGTCGCGACTCGCCGTCCACTTCGAGGAGGGGCGGCTCAAGGACCGGGCCTTCGAGTTCGCGGTCATGGCCGCCGAGCGCGCCGCGGCGCTGTACGCCCACTGGGACGCGATGGAGCAGCTCGAGCGGGCGATCCGCAGCGCCGAGGCTCCTGCCGACTCCGGCCGGGCGTGGGAGCTCCTTGGACAGGAACGATACGCGGTCGGACGCTACACGGAGGCCGAGAGCGCCTTCGGCGAGTCGCTCGGCTTCGTGCGGGAAGCCGGTGACGACGAAGTCACGCTGCGCGTACGACGCCTCCTCCTTCTGGCCGAACGCGACCACGGGGCGCGCCCTGCCCCCGAGATACTCTCCGAGTTGGAGGAGTTGCGGACAGAGGCCTCCCGGCTGCAGGCGCACGGCGAAACGTGCGAGATACTCTGGCAGCTCATCATCCATCCGGCCACCAACGCCGCCATGGACGTCGAGCTGGCGGGCGAGGCGCTGGCGATCGCGCAGGAACAGGCCGACGACAGGCTGACCGCCAAGGGCCACGGCATCTTCGGAATCGCTCTCACGCTTGCCGGGGCCCCCGAAGCCGCGCTGGAGCAGACGGAGATGGCCCGCGACGTCTACCGACGGCTGGGCGACCGGGCGAAGGAGGGGAGCTGCCTGAACAGCCTCGGCATCACCCAGACCGTGCTCGGCAACCTCGCCACCGCGGACGATCACTTTCTGGAGGCGATCGCGATCTTCGACGACCTCGTCGATCCCTCGATGGGGGCCATCGCGCGCCAGAACTTCGCCGTCAGCCTCATCCGGCAGGGGCGCTTCGACGACGCCAGAGAGGCGCTCATGGAGGCGATCGCCCTGGCCGAGCGCATGGACGCGCCGGCCCAGACGTACGCGCCGCTGTACAATCTCGCCGAAAGCTACGAGATGGAGGGTGCGTGGGAGGAGGCGGAGGCGCGCTGGCGACAGCTTCTCGAGGGAGCTTCGGCGGGGGGCTTTGCCGCCGAGGAGATCATCGCCTGGTGCGGTATCGGTACCTGTCGACTGGCCCTGGGGAACGTGGAAGGCGCGCGCCAGGCGGAAAAGGCAGCGCGCGAACTGCTTGGAGAAGGCGACGACTGGGGCGAGGACCGGAAGGCCTACGCCCTCCTCCTCGCCCGGCTGGCGGCGCACGATGGAAGGGCGGAGGATGCGGATGAGAGCATGCGTGCGGCGGAGCAGCGTCTGGAGCAGCTCGACCCGTACGAATGGACGCGGGTCCACCTGGAACGGGCCCAGCTGCTCGCGCCGGAGGACGCCGCGACCGCGATCGTCCTGGCGCGTGAGGCGCGCGAGGCGAGCGCACGGCTCGGAGCGCTGGCGCTGACCCGCACCGCGGACGAACTGCTAACGACATTGGAGGCATGA